The sequence below is a genomic window from Fuerstiella sp..
TCCACACGACGTTGCGTTTTCCTATGACTTCAATTGGGTCAATCGCATGGAACCGACCCGTTTCAGTGTAGCCCTGTGGAGTGAGGGTTGCCGAAATCAGGTCACCGGTGTCGCTAAGGATCAAATATCCGTTTTCCGTTTTAATCAGGAACGCGGAGGCGTTTGATTTTCCCCGGAGGCCGTCTTCTCCGGACGTCGGGCGAGCTGTCTGCCAAATGCGTTTGCCGTCCGATGCCCGTGCGCAAACAAGCGCTCCGCTGTGAGTGTCAGCGCCGTACAGGTAGCCTTGGTCAAAGACTGCCGCAGAGGTCGCCAGATAGATGGAATTACGAGGATTTCCTCGCCATAAGACTTCCGCCTCGGGACGATCATCTGCCAGCCGAAACATCCCTGAAACTCGACTCACTCCCGAAGCATACAGCAAATTTCCCTCGTGAATCGGCGGAAGAATGGACATACCGAATCCCGGTTTCAAAGGGTGATTCCAGTATTCGTAACCAGTCGCCGGATTCAGGCTGTGCAGTGTATCCGGATCCCAGATCAGCAACTGGTCGGTTCCGCCGGCCCGAATCACTGTCGGTGAACAATAGCCGGTTGCGGATGCGGACAGGCTGCGCCAGTGCTCCTGACCGGTTCTGCGATCAAAGGCAACCACCAGAGTGCCCTCGCCTCCCACCAGACAAATCA
It includes:
- a CDS encoding PQQ-like beta-propeller repeat protein, translating into MDANMLPSAFLRRNCVFELLLLLAVQAIQASADDWPQWNGPTRDGVLRESGIITRIPDGGLLKLWEQPVNLGYSGAAVVNGRVYVTDYVKASGDVTNNPGSRDNLKGTERVLCFDAVRGTPVWEYKYNRPYAVSYGSGPRVTPTIYDGLVYSLGAEGNLICLHADSGKVVWDSDFTKDYSAETPHWGHSAAPLIYRETVICLVGGEGTLVVAFDRRTGQEHWRSLSASATGYCSPTVIRAGGTDQLLIWDPDTLHSLNPATGYEYWNHPLKPGFGMSILPPIHEGNLLYASGVSRVSGMFRLADDRPEAEVLWRGNPRNSIYLATSAAVFDQGYLYGADTHSGALVCARASDGKRIWQTARPTSGEDGLRGKSNASAFLIKTENGYLILSDTGDLISATLTPQGYTETGRFHAIDPIEVIGKRNVVWTFPAVSDRRLYLRNGQSIVCYSLKDNS